The following coding sequences lie in one Actinomycetota bacterium genomic window:
- a CDS encoding thioesterase family protein, whose product MAEQDFQTLLGVAPLGEFLFSSTPIGDGGHLFGGHSLGLALSAASATVNPELWPQSIHANFIDAGTAGAEMRLHVESLRDSRAFAVRQVTVTQGESTPLLMQASFHAGEQGPDWHSDEPFEFPAPEDLESDTTYLFNMDPMDVRPINGPTLRGEGHMVPLVHPFWVRPRVQLPDDRMAHAAVVAFISDYMVVGTAQAPLVRVPAGSRVVTMEHGLWFLRPFDANDWLLFTAEPLSVYHGRGLSRGNVFNRQGLLVATFVQEVLTRLPRA is encoded by the coding sequence ATGGCCGAACAAGATTTTCAGACCCTGCTTGGCGTCGCTCCTCTTGGTGAGTTTCTCTTCAGTTCAACGCCGATCGGCGATGGGGGACATCTTTTCGGAGGCCATTCCCTTGGACTTGCGCTGAGCGCTGCAAGCGCCACCGTGAATCCCGAGCTTTGGCCGCAATCCATCCATGCGAACTTCATTGACGCCGGTACCGCGGGCGCCGAGATGCGGCTGCACGTTGAGTCCCTGCGCGACAGCAGAGCCTTTGCAGTCCGTCAGGTCACTGTTACTCAGGGCGAATCGACTCCGCTGCTGATGCAAGCCTCGTTCCATGCGGGCGAGCAAGGACCAGATTGGCACTCCGATGAGCCATTCGAGTTTCCAGCTCCCGAGGACCTTGAGTCGGACACGACCTATCTGTTCAACATGGATCCGATGGACGTGCGACCAATCAACGGGCCAACGCTACGCGGCGAGGGCCACATGGTGCCGCTCGTTCATCCATTCTGGGTGCGTCCACGTGTGCAGTTGCCAGATGATCGGATGGCCCATGCTGCGGTCGTCGCGTTCATTTCGGATTACATGGTGGTCGGGACTGCTCAAGCTCCATTGGTGAGGGTTCCCGCTGGTAGCAGAGTGGTCACGATGGAACACGGGCTCTGGTTTCTGCGCCCCTTTGACGCCAATGACTGGCTGCTCTTCACGGCCGAGCCCTTATCGGTGTATCACGGCCGGGGTTTGAGCCGGGGAAATGTGTTCAATCGACAAGGCCTTTTGGTGGCCACTTTCGTACAAGAAGTACTGACCCGCTTGCCTCGCGCTTAG
- a CDS encoding low molecular weight protein-tyrosine-phosphatase encodes MSYRITIVCLGNICRSPIAEAVLRNRIARAGLENVVLVDSAGTGDWHLGHPADPRALATLAAHDYPLDHRARQIDASWFAEIDLILAMDLANYEDLLEMQVAADSSAEIRMFRAFDPALAGEREPSAAFEVPDPYFGGDAGFVNVLHMIELAADGLVQQLVLRLDQDERP; translated from the coding sequence GTGTCGTATCGAATCACCATTGTCTGCCTGGGCAATATCTGCCGCTCGCCCATCGCCGAGGCCGTTCTGCGCAACCGTATTGCGCGAGCCGGGCTCGAAAATGTGGTGCTGGTGGACTCAGCTGGCACCGGCGATTGGCACCTGGGACACCCAGCTGATCCACGGGCGCTGGCAACCTTGGCGGCTCACGACTACCCACTGGATCACCGGGCTCGACAAATTGACGCGAGTTGGTTTGCTGAGATCGATCTGATCTTGGCCATGGACCTGGCCAACTACGAGGATCTGCTCGAGATGCAAGTGGCGGCCGACTCATCCGCCGAAATCCGGATGTTCAGGGCCTTTGATCCAGCCTTGGCAGGGGAGCGAGAGCCAAGCGCGGCATTTGAGGTGCCCGACCCGTACTTCGGAGGGGACGCGGGCTTTGTCAATGTCCTGCACATGATCGAACTGGCAGCCGATGGCTTGGTCCAACAGCTCGTCTTGCGGCTCGACCAAGATGAAAGACCTTAA
- a CDS encoding DUF805 domain-containing protein, whose amino-acid sequence MSFGQSVKYCLNHYADFSGRASRSEFWWFYLFYAIVVGIPYFIAYILLLAGQPAGDIYGNVNMTFPAGAIIFYVIAGIFSLALVVPYLSVSCRRLHDRGTSGWLNLLLIVPCVSLVVFVFWLLEGTPGPNAYGEGPARG is encoded by the coding sequence ATGAGCTTTGGCCAGTCAGTTAAGTACTGCTTGAATCACTATGCCGATTTCAGCGGGAGAGCCAGCCGCTCAGAGTTCTGGTGGTTCTACCTGTTCTACGCAATCGTCGTAGGCATCCCGTACTTCATCGCCTACATCCTGCTGCTTGCCGGACAGCCTGCCGGCGACATCTATGGCAACGTGAATATGACCTTCCCGGCGGGGGCGATCATCTTCTACGTCATCGCGGGAATTTTCTCGCTGGCGCTGGTCGTCCCGTATCTCTCGGTGAGTTGCCGTCGTTTGCATGACCGTGGCACATCTGGATGGCTGAACCTGCTTCTAATCGTTCCCTGTGTAAGCCTGGTGGTCTTCGTGTTCTGGCTTCTCGAGGGCACGCCGGGACCCAACGCCTACGGCGAAGGTCCTGCACGCGGATAG
- a CDS encoding DUF805 domain-containing protein, translated as MDLSTSVRYCLENYANFNGRAARPEFWWFYLAYAIVVGVPYLLGSIFVAIGTSTSYYGEMSYGPAAIFGWLLYILAGLVSLALIVPMLAVGSRRLHDTGKSGWFQVLLFVPCVNFIGAIILIIFWATTGTPGANSYGEAATA; from the coding sequence ATGGATTTGAGTACGTCAGTCAGGTACTGCCTCGAGAACTACGCGAACTTCAATGGACGCGCTGCGCGGCCGGAGTTCTGGTGGTTCTACCTCGCATACGCAATCGTCGTTGGTGTCCCATATCTTCTGGGCTCGATCTTCGTTGCCATAGGGACGAGCACTTCGTACTACGGTGAAATGAGTTACGGGCCTGCGGCGATATTCGGCTGGCTCCTGTACATCTTGGCGGGGCTTGTCAGCCTTGCGTTGATCGTTCCCATGTTGGCGGTAGGCAGCCGCAGGCTCCACGACACGGGGAAGTCCGGCTGGTTTCAGGTGCTCCTTTTCGTTCCCTGCGTCAACTTCATCGGAGCGATCATCCTGATCATCTTCTGGGCGACGACCGGTACACCAGGCGCGAACTCCTACGGTGAGGCCGCAACCGCATAG
- a CDS encoding MMPL family transporter, translated as MSRWAIRHPVFALVVWFGLLIALVGGAAALGDKYNNSFALPGAQSTRAQQLLETLPAGNTQTSSFQVVWSPTAGQATDAAVKAEIDPLLKKLSEQSSVTCVVGPYQENFGRDCPKPAPANVTAALTTAANEKIAKSLGVTSAELTKLMKALPAIYPLAKANGADLANIATVLAWLSHANEKDWAAIAKKIPKDVAKLHSAVDAGTAKFKEYTAAAQAAADATSPVSKDETVAYATVNVDDPALSAIDATRISNMIKDANSSTLIIGANGQALAAAGGGADSSEAVGLLVAIIILLIAFGSLVAAGLPIIVAITGLVGGQLLIIMVSNFMDVASFAPTLAAMIGLGVGIDYSLFIMNRYRQGLADLAPKDAALRAVNTAGRAVLFAGCTVIVALLGMFVLDINFFNGLSMAAAVTVLMVMLSALVMLPALLSLLGAKALAIKMPWARHHKEIDPDDSKWSSFGLLLQKMPVIPVVLSIVVIGALASPALTMELGFPDNGTQAPGTPLRNGFDLLTKGYGPGVAGPFFVAVELKHPHDMDELATVVKALEDTEGVSSTLPNSKMLILLDGSKTAFDPKGTLTSVLVQPTTSPQDEATADTLTRIREVTAPAVASSATLFVGGTQAISTDFTVQLQEKLPIFLLLVVGLGFLALMMLFHSLVIPLTAAVTSLMSFAGALGITVAVFQHGTLASVLGVTGTGPILPFLPIMVFAILFGLSMDYQVFLVTRMQEEWHKSGDNRIAVRRGLAGSGKVVVIAATIMTSVFLSFVPTPNDTIKLFGVALASAVILDAFVVRLILVPSLMTMLGKANWWLPKWLNKVLPKITLD; from the coding sequence GTGAGCCGCTGGGCCATTCGTCATCCTGTTTTCGCACTCGTGGTCTGGTTCGGTCTGCTGATCGCGCTTGTGGGTGGCGCAGCTGCCTTGGGCGATAAGTACAACAACAGTTTCGCCCTTCCGGGTGCTCAATCCACGCGAGCTCAACAGTTGCTCGAGACATTGCCAGCGGGCAATACCCAGACTTCGAGCTTTCAGGTGGTCTGGTCGCCAACCGCAGGCCAGGCGACAGATGCTGCTGTGAAGGCTGAGATTGATCCGCTGCTCAAGAAGCTCAGCGAGCAATCCTCGGTTACCTGTGTTGTGGGCCCATACCAAGAGAACTTCGGACGCGATTGCCCCAAGCCGGCACCAGCGAATGTCACTGCTGCTCTCACGACCGCGGCGAACGAGAAGATCGCAAAGTCCTTGGGCGTCACTTCGGCCGAGCTCACGAAACTTATGAAGGCCCTGCCTGCGATCTATCCACTGGCCAAGGCCAATGGAGCAGATCTTGCGAACATCGCCACCGTGTTGGCCTGGCTCTCGCACGCGAACGAAAAAGACTGGGCAGCAATCGCCAAGAAGATCCCCAAGGATGTCGCCAAATTGCACAGCGCTGTTGATGCCGGCACGGCGAAGTTCAAGGAGTACACGGCAGCAGCGCAGGCTGCAGCCGATGCAACGAGCCCAGTTTCCAAGGATGAAACCGTCGCGTATGCAACCGTGAATGTGGACGACCCCGCGCTCAGCGCAATAGATGCCACGCGCATCTCCAACATGATCAAGGACGCCAACTCCTCAACACTGATTATCGGAGCAAATGGTCAGGCCTTGGCTGCTGCAGGTGGTGGAGCAGATTCAAGCGAAGCGGTCGGGCTGCTTGTCGCCATCATCATCTTGCTGATCGCATTTGGATCACTCGTCGCAGCGGGGCTTCCGATCATCGTTGCGATCACCGGCCTTGTTGGCGGGCAACTCCTGATCATCATGGTCAGCAACTTCATGGATGTTGCTTCATTCGCACCCACTCTTGCGGCCATGATCGGCCTGGGCGTTGGCATCGACTACTCGCTGTTCATCATGAATCGATATCGACAAGGCCTGGCTGATCTTGCTCCCAAGGATGCTGCGCTTCGTGCGGTGAATACCGCTGGGCGTGCTGTCTTGTTCGCCGGCTGCACAGTGATTGTTGCCTTGCTTGGCATGTTCGTTCTGGACATCAACTTCTTCAACGGTCTTTCGATGGCAGCCGCAGTAACGGTCTTGATGGTGATGCTCTCGGCATTGGTGATGCTGCCGGCATTGCTTTCGCTGCTCGGCGCCAAGGCACTGGCAATCAAGATGCCTTGGGCTCGCCATCACAAGGAGATCGACCCTGACGACAGCAAGTGGTCGTCCTTCGGTCTGCTGCTGCAGAAGATGCCAGTCATCCCTGTGGTGTTGTCGATAGTCGTGATTGGTGCCTTGGCGTCGCCAGCCTTGACGATGGAACTTGGATTCCCTGACAACGGAACTCAAGCCCCAGGCACTCCACTACGCAATGGCTTTGACCTGCTCACTAAGGGTTATGGCCCAGGTGTTGCCGGACCATTCTTTGTTGCAGTTGAGCTCAAGCATCCGCATGACATGGACGAACTGGCGACCGTGGTCAAGGCATTGGAAGACACCGAGGGAGTTTCCAGCACCCTGCCGAATTCCAAGATGCTGATCCTGCTCGACGGCAGCAAGACGGCCTTTGACCCCAAAGGAACTTTGACATCTGTTCTGGTGCAGCCAACGACGTCACCGCAGGACGAAGCAACAGCTGACACTCTCACTCGGATTCGCGAAGTCACGGCTCCCGCGGTTGCTTCCAGCGCGACTCTTTTTGTCGGTGGAACTCAGGCAATCTCCACCGACTTCACCGTGCAGTTGCAGGAGAAGCTGCCCATCTTCCTGCTGCTCGTTGTCGGACTTGGCTTCCTTGCTCTGATGATGCTCTTCCACTCACTCGTGATTCCGTTGACCGCGGCAGTCACGAGTCTGATGAGCTTTGCCGGCGCATTGGGCATCACCGTTGCCGTCTTCCAGCATGGCACCTTGGCTTCAGTGCTTGGTGTCACCGGAACTGGGCCGATCCTTCCCTTCCTGCCGATCATGGTGTTCGCGATCCTGTTCGGCCTGTCGATGGACTATCAGGTCTTCCTCGTCACTCGCATGCAGGAGGAGTGGCATAAGTCAGGAGACAACCGAATCGCAGTCCGCCGGGGCTTGGCCGGCTCGGGCAAGGTGGTGGTGATTGCTGCAACCATCATGACCAGCGTCTTCTTGTCCTTCGTCCCCACACCGAACGACACCATCAAACTCTTTGGAGTGGCGTTGGCCTCGGCCGTGATCCTCGATGCTTTCGTGGTGCGCCTGATCCTGGTTCCATCGTTGATGACCATGCTCGGCAAGGCCAACTGGTGGCTGCCGAAGTGGTTGAACAAAGTTCTGCCAAAGATCACCCTGGACTGA
- a CDS encoding CoA pyrophosphatase, whose translation MSDPDFSIAAVTRACAALPPPLPPQYYFWNPPEIKPSSMVVPIIEVDHEASLILTKRALQMRNHAGDWVFPGGRIDPVIDADARAGALRELQEELGPDSSHVTLIGALDSRGPILTGHVIEVFVGLIDALALIKPDPYEVSDIAVVPLREFASEESHFTSEQLPGGDSGASLIPRRRPGPIEMHFFNFGDDQLVWGTQGEIIWDLLACVLGDRPTIAQLRS comes from the coding sequence GTGAGTGATCCCGATTTCAGCATCGCAGCGGTGACGCGTGCCTGCGCCGCCTTGCCTCCTCCGTTGCCTCCGCAGTACTACTTCTGGAATCCGCCTGAGATCAAGCCGTCATCAATGGTGGTGCCGATTATCGAAGTCGATCACGAGGCCTCGCTGATCCTCACCAAACGCGCACTGCAAATGCGCAATCACGCGGGGGACTGGGTCTTTCCAGGCGGCCGCATTGATCCCGTAATTGATGCTGATGCTCGCGCTGGGGCTCTTCGCGAACTCCAAGAAGAGCTCGGGCCGGATAGTTCGCATGTCACGCTCATTGGCGCTCTTGATTCACGCGGCCCGATCCTGACCGGTCATGTGATCGAAGTGTTTGTCGGCTTGATCGATGCCCTTGCACTGATCAAGCCCGATCCATATGAAGTGTCCGATATCGCAGTGGTGCCGCTTCGAGAATTCGCATCCGAGGAGAGTCACTTCACTTCTGAACAACTACCCGGTGGCGATAGCGGCGCTTCGTTGATACCGCGTCGGCGCCCAGGCCCAATCGAGATGCACTTCTTCAACTTCGGTGACGATCAACTCGTCTGGGGAACGCAAGGCGAGATCATCTGGGATTTGCTCGCATGCGTCCTTGGCGATCGACCAACCATTGCGCAACTTCGATCCTGA
- a CDS encoding TM2 domain-containing protein — MSTPGDPNSAGAPVPQTAPPGWYRAVDGSYQEQYWDGSNWASAFRPIPTKAVLLFAPDGSPVSPKSRLAVLLFAIFLGSLGVHSFFVGKVGVGLGQLAITIFTCGIFGWIWPLVDIILIAMGTYRDKENRLVLNWDA; from the coding sequence ATGAGCACTCCTGGGGATCCCAATTCAGCTGGCGCGCCAGTTCCGCAGACTGCCCCGCCCGGCTGGTACCGCGCAGTTGATGGCTCCTATCAAGAGCAGTACTGGGATGGCAGCAACTGGGCATCAGCCTTTCGGCCAATTCCCACGAAGGCGGTGCTGCTGTTCGCACCCGATGGCTCGCCCGTCTCACCGAAATCGCGGCTGGCCGTGCTGCTGTTTGCCATCTTCCTTGGCAGCCTGGGCGTGCACAGCTTTTTCGTAGGCAAGGTTGGCGTTGGGCTGGGCCAGTTGGCGATCACGATATTCACGTGCGGAATCTTCGGCTGGATCTGGCCGCTGGTCGACATCATCCTGATCGCCATGGGTACATACCGCGACAAGGAAAACCGACTGGTCCTCAACTGGGATGCCTGA
- a CDS encoding putative Ig domain-containing protein: MAELINRSRRTLIATCAAMALIGAGLFIPVSSASAAGALSPRLGAAVAGITTKVTVLGSGFTPTSQLGFVSCSLAGAPTPMTSFVSSSRLIAMVPSFADGASCTAQVATGGARTTVGSYGWTAKNVAFVTTTGIAPSILPKEGGGFFLFTASVANPTAGVGDTTLTGLTSVSLNCPASGPGGGTVTISATAQVKPNGLQMSVTPGSFSTAASGACPVSVTLASGNVITTATPNAPGVWEQPNVPAITLSTYHGAENQTVGSLQKITVSATSSLAGATGVSFNYCPASNPQGTYPAALVQPAADPTQLSVTVPAGVPTGACAVVIGMPPTGSRPAGYTVASVPAAVPSVPPTSGFTFDPPYQGPITVTIANPYTSGLANTGVADSSLYVSVLGDPTGGGDVTTVKTGTSANLFAGFTAAKLVSAPFTSMSGYDSVKHTATLTLTPPVKSGNLYLSNQSLTGSAPDPTASTARYGFVEFTYNASGLDVDLTLIDQIGFTLSSTLLDKNSAVIPGTYRDTGCLVDIVNAFSNTGVKLDATTASTPGVMRYSTSTPQATPAPGAWTWSQLAGNGTWAGIVGASKLPGRYPKVDVYVNSVKGPLTVRDQLGDPLYGGQFNYSAELSGGVWTLTGTVADGTKLGPKLQIEQAGVSAQGSHGGTGFGVYGQNGPFLAYEPAKGSTPGSPSYGPALSWAADGGVTADWSNAVKTIYRDFIAAFAYGYWNTTEFPSSTDTGASGQNFTRNPLDSAYANAQGNYGPPAQPAQYAWNVYDEVIRSHSNIDGGGSPKPSGAYGMAYSDTFVPSDLSPNQSQEFAYSWNLTLGDPATCKDPRSSLLPQRQQLHLPVDAEVVPVKAGSLASSGRQFVEYTASGFSGPVTFTLARPDGSPVKLPAGLTFHRSTGMISGSAKVNAAAQNYEVTASDGRSSASALLNLGVGTATLTPTAQTIVSHLGVSLTASAKLTASGFPSEPSYAIAPALPAGLRLDERTGVVSGTPTQTRPVRGYAITATSGQVQAQASLSLEILPAWSISPIQQTVVGQVGVPITPSAVFAVVGFATSPVYSIAPALPSGLTLNSSTGVISGTASQAAATLNYRITSRGTTGSAAATVTLTVNPVVHGITPPTQTLTGTRGIYQSSVPLRATGFSGALIYALSPPAVPAGMWFNSATGVMSGTPTQNWNTRYTVTGSDGINSNAVTISVVIAPSVGPAPSPQPTPKPSVNPTPVCPPGSFWIASIGKCVTIN; this comes from the coding sequence ATGGCTGAACTGATCAATCGAAGTCGACGTACTCTGATCGCTACGTGCGCGGCGATGGCCCTCATCGGAGCCGGCCTGTTTATCCCCGTCTCCTCCGCGTCAGCGGCGGGTGCCCTCAGCCCCAGACTGGGAGCGGCGGTCGCTGGCATCACCACCAAAGTGACCGTTCTTGGAAGCGGATTCACTCCGACTTCACAACTTGGCTTTGTCTCGTGCTCCTTGGCCGGTGCGCCTACCCCGATGACCAGTTTTGTGTCGAGTTCTCGGCTCATCGCGATGGTGCCGAGCTTTGCTGATGGCGCCTCCTGCACCGCGCAGGTAGCTACGGGCGGGGCCCGGACGACTGTCGGCTCCTACGGTTGGACGGCAAAGAATGTCGCGTTTGTAACAACCACGGGAATCGCTCCCTCCATCCTTCCCAAGGAGGGCGGCGGCTTCTTTCTGTTCACAGCCTCGGTGGCCAATCCAACAGCTGGTGTTGGTGACACCACTTTGACTGGTCTCACATCCGTCAGCCTCAATTGCCCGGCGAGCGGTCCCGGTGGCGGCACGGTGACGATTTCAGCCACGGCACAGGTGAAGCCAAACGGTTTGCAGATGAGCGTCACTCCAGGGTCATTCTCCACAGCGGCATCGGGTGCCTGCCCGGTGTCGGTGACTCTGGCTTCTGGAAACGTGATCACCACTGCAACACCGAACGCGCCCGGCGTGTGGGAACAGCCCAATGTTCCGGCCATCACGTTGAGCACGTATCACGGAGCCGAGAACCAGACCGTCGGTTCGCTGCAGAAGATCACCGTCTCGGCCACCAGTTCATTGGCTGGCGCCACGGGCGTCTCCTTCAACTATTGCCCAGCCAGCAATCCTCAAGGCACCTACCCGGCGGCCTTGGTCCAGCCCGCGGCCGATCCCACGCAGTTGTCGGTGACCGTTCCAGCGGGGGTTCCGACTGGCGCGTGCGCGGTGGTCATCGGCATGCCTCCTACGGGCAGCCGGCCCGCCGGCTACACAGTGGCAAGCGTGCCGGCCGCGGTGCCGAGTGTGCCCCCCACGTCGGGCTTCACCTTCGATCCTCCGTATCAGGGACCGATCACGGTCACCATCGCGAATCCGTACACCTCGGGCCTTGCGAACACCGGGGTTGCCGATTCCTCCCTCTACGTGTCGGTGCTGGGGGATCCCACCGGTGGTGGGGACGTGACGACTGTGAAGACGGGGACTTCGGCGAATCTCTTCGCCGGATTCACGGCAGCGAAGCTGGTCTCGGCCCCGTTCACTTCCATGTCTGGCTATGACAGCGTCAAGCACACGGCGACGCTCACGCTGACCCCGCCGGTGAAGAGTGGAAATCTCTACCTGTCGAACCAGAGTCTGACCGGATCTGCGCCCGACCCGACGGCGTCAACTGCTCGGTACGGCTTCGTCGAGTTCACTTATAACGCCAGTGGTCTGGACGTCGATCTCACACTGATCGATCAGATCGGCTTCACGTTGAGCTCAACCCTGCTGGATAAGAACTCCGCGGTGATCCCTGGGACTTACCGTGACACCGGTTGCCTGGTTGACATTGTCAACGCGTTCTCAAACACCGGTGTCAAGCTCGATGCCACTACGGCGAGCACTCCTGGCGTGATGCGCTACAGCACAAGTACCCCGCAAGCCACCCCCGCCCCCGGTGCCTGGACTTGGTCGCAGCTGGCCGGAAATGGCACCTGGGCAGGGATAGTCGGAGCTTCGAAACTCCCCGGCCGGTATCCCAAGGTTGACGTGTACGTGAACTCGGTCAAGGGTCCGTTGACGGTCCGCGATCAACTCGGTGACCCTCTCTATGGTGGCCAGTTCAACTACTCGGCAGAGTTGTCCGGCGGTGTATGGACACTGACAGGGACAGTTGCCGATGGCACCAAGCTGGGTCCCAAGCTGCAGATCGAGCAGGCAGGGGTGTCCGCACAGGGTTCGCACGGTGGCACAGGCTTCGGTGTGTACGGGCAGAACGGCCCCTTCCTCGCCTACGAGCCTGCGAAAGGCAGCACCCCTGGGTCGCCGAGCTATGGGCCTGCACTGAGTTGGGCTGCCGATGGCGGTGTGACCGCTGATTGGAGCAATGCAGTAAAGACCATCTACCGTGACTTCATCGCCGCCTTCGCCTACGGGTACTGGAACACCACGGAATTCCCATCGTCAACAGATACCGGTGCGAGTGGGCAGAACTTCACGCGCAATCCCCTGGATTCCGCCTATGCAAATGCTCAAGGCAACTACGGACCCCCGGCCCAGCCGGCGCAGTACGCCTGGAACGTCTATGACGAGGTCATCCGCTCGCATTCGAATATCGATGGTGGCGGGTCGCCAAAGCCCTCGGGCGCCTATGGCATGGCCTACTCGGACACCTTCGTGCCGTCAGACCTGTCGCCCAATCAGTCCCAGGAGTTTGCCTACAGCTGGAACCTGACCCTGGGTGATCCGGCGACGTGCAAGGATCCGCGATCCTCACTCCTGCCCCAGCGCCAGCAATTGCATCTGCCCGTTGACGCGGAGGTCGTGCCTGTGAAAGCCGGCAGTCTGGCGAGTTCGGGGCGGCAGTTCGTGGAGTACACCGCGAGTGGCTTCAGCGGCCCGGTCACCTTCACCCTGGCCCGCCCCGACGGTTCGCCGGTAAAACTCCCAGCTGGCCTGACCTTCCACCGCTCTACCGGAATGATCTCCGGTTCCGCGAAAGTCAATGCGGCCGCGCAGAACTATGAAGTCACCGCCTCGGATGGGAGATCGTCGGCGAGCGCACTGCTGAATCTGGGAGTCGGCACTGCGACGCTCACTCCAACTGCGCAGACCATCGTCAGTCATCTAGGCGTGTCACTGACTGCGTCAGCGAAGCTGACTGCCAGTGGCTTCCCGTCGGAGCCGTCGTATGCGATTGCGCCTGCCCTGCCGGCAGGATTGCGGCTAGATGAGCGGACCGGCGTGGTCTCCGGGACGCCGACGCAGACCCGCCCGGTGCGCGGCTATGCCATCACAGCGACTTCGGGACAGGTGCAGGCTCAAGCATCCTTGAGTTTGGAAATCCTGCCTGCGTGGTCGATCAGTCCGATACAGCAGACCGTGGTCGGGCAAGTAGGCGTTCCCATCACACCTTCAGCGGTCTTTGCGGTTGTGGGCTTCGCGACCAGCCCGGTGTACTCGATCGCGCCGGCGCTGCCCTCTGGGCTGACCTTGAATTCGAGCACGGGAGTCATCTCCGGTACTGCGAGTCAAGCCGCCGCGACGCTGAACTACCGCATCACTTCACGGGGCACCACTGGCTCGGCCGCAGCCACCGTGACCTTGACGGTGAACCCCGTGGTTCATGGCATCACTCCGCCGACGCAGACACTCACGGGAACGCGAGGGATTTACCAGTCCTCAGTCCCGTTGCGAGCCACCGGCTTTTCAGGGGCGTTGATCTATGCTCTGTCTCCCCCAGCTGTGCCAGCCGGGATGTGGTTCAACTCGGCCACCGGTGTGATGTCGGGAACCCCGACCCAGAACTGGAACACCCGGTACACCGTCACTGGCAGCGATGGCATCAATTCCAATGCCGTGACGATCAGCGTGGTGATCGCTCCTTCAGTTGGGCCTGCCCCGAGCCCTCAGCCGACGCCCAAGCCGAGTGTCAACCCGACTCCGGTCTGCCCGCCGGGATCATTCTGGATCGCGAGCATTGGGAAGTGCGTGACAATCAATTGA
- the dnaB gene encoding replicative DNA helicase, with protein sequence MSVTELPIPQLDRTPPQDIAAEQSVLGAMLLSKDAIADVVESVRETDFYRPAHQSVFGTILDLYSRGEPADAVTVSAELTKAGELTRIGGAAYLHTLVSMVPTAANASYYGRIVREQAILRRLVEAGTRIVHMGYTGTGDVDDMVDRAQAEVYEVTERRTSEDYLPLKDIMGDALNEIEAISNRGGEMVGVPTGFADLDSLTNGLHAGQLIILAARPAIGKSTLGLDICRAASIKQGLTSVIFSLEMSRNEIVMRLLSAEAQVPLHHMRAGTMSDSDWGKMATKMGTVSDAPLFIDDSPNMTLMEIRAKCRRLKQRHDLRLVVVDYLQLMTSGKRVESRQQEVSEFSRSLKLLAKELEVPVIAISQLNRGPEQRTDKKPMLADLRESGSLEQDADMVILLSREDAYERESPRAGEADFIIAKHRNGPTGTVTVAFQGHYSRFVDMAQT encoded by the coding sequence ATGAGTGTTACCGAACTGCCGATCCCGCAGCTCGATCGCACCCCGCCGCAGGATATTGCTGCAGAACAGTCCGTCTTGGGGGCGATGCTGCTAAGCAAGGACGCCATCGCCGATGTTGTCGAAAGCGTCCGCGAAACTGACTTCTATCGGCCGGCGCACCAAAGCGTCTTCGGCACCATCCTTGACCTCTATAGCCGTGGCGAGCCCGCCGATGCCGTAACCGTCTCTGCTGAACTCACTAAGGCCGGTGAGCTCACCCGCATTGGTGGCGCTGCCTATCTGCACACCCTGGTGTCAATGGTCCCCACCGCGGCCAATGCCTCCTACTACGGGCGCATCGTGCGCGAACAGGCAATCCTGCGCCGCTTGGTTGAAGCCGGCACGCGCATTGTCCACATGGGCTATACGGGAACCGGCGATGTCGACGACATGGTTGACCGCGCTCAAGCCGAGGTCTACGAGGTCACCGAGCGTCGCACCAGTGAGGATTACCTCCCGCTCAAAGACATCATGGGCGATGCACTCAACGAGATTGAGGCGATCTCCAACCGGGGCGGCGAGATGGTTGGTGTGCCGACTGGCTTCGCTGATCTTGACTCGCTCACCAACGGCTTGCACGCAGGTCAGCTGATCATCTTGGCCGCTCGACCGGCCATTGGAAAGTCAACATTGGGCCTTGATATCTGCCGTGCCGCCTCGATCAAGCAGGGTCTCACCTCAGTCATCTTCTCCCTTGAAATGAGTCGCAACGAGATTGTGATGCGCTTGCTGTCAGCCGAGGCGCAGGTGCCCCTGCACCACATGCGCGCGGGCACCATGAGCGACAGCGACTGGGGAAAGATGGCAACGAAGATGGGCACGGTCAGTGATGCGCCGCTGTTCATTGACGATTCGCCGAACATGACCTTGATGGAGATCCGCGCCAAGTGCCGACGCTTGAAGCAGCGTCATGATCTGCGTCTGGTTGTTGTGGACTACTTGCAGCTCATGACCAGTGGCAAGCGAGTGGAAAGTCGCCAGCAGGAAGTCTCCGAATTCTCCCGATCTCTCAAGCTGCTCGCCAAGGAGCTTGAAGTTCCGGTCATCGCGATCAGCCAGTTGAACCGTGGTCCAGAACAGCGCACCGACAAGAAGCCGATGCTCGCTGACCTTCGTGAATCCGGCTCGCTGGAGCAGGACGCAGACATGGTGATACTGCTCAGTCGCGAGGACGCCTACGAGCGCGAATCACCGCGAGCGGGTGAAGCCGACTTCATTATCGCCAAGCACAGAAATGGTCCAACCGGAACAGTGACAGTTGCCTTCCAGGGGCATTACTCACGATTCGTCGACATGGCGCAGACCTGA